The sequence CCCGTGCCCTCCAGCCGGTAGACCTCCAGCGACTGGTTGCGAGGGTCCACGAGCCACAGGTGTCTCACGTCCTCACGGGCGTACACCGCCATCTTCCGGCCCCGGTCCAGCGCTTCCGTGGAGGGCGAAAGGACCTCGCAGACCCAATCGGGTGCGAGCTTGATTCCGACGACGTCCGGCATCTCCGGCATCCGCTCGCGCCGCCAGCCAGCCACGTCGGGCACCAGCACATCCCTCTTCAGGTGGAGCTCGGGCTCGATGAGGTGCAGCCAGCCGCCAGGGCCCTCTTCTTCGCCGTAGGGCCCGAGCTTCTTGAAGAGCTCCCCAGCGGCTCGATTGTGGGTCGTGCGTGGCTGGGGGCTGACGTACAGCTCGCCATCGATGATTTGACTGAGAATGCCCTCGGGGAGGCGCTCACGTGCCTCGTACACGTCACCCGCCTGCGGCTTGTCGCCCATGTCCCCAGGATGCGGCCCCGCCCCATTCACCGCAACCTGCTCCCCGTCCTGCACCTGGATGTCTTCGCTCATGTGTCCAGCATGCGCCATACCTCTGACATCCTGCGCACTGCGGACACCCCTCCAGGTAACTCACGAAAATATCGGGGCCGCGCTCACTTCGCCGACGCGTAGTGCTCGAACGTCCTTGGAATGCCCTTGTCCTCGTCGACGTCCTGGAAGGTGACGGGGATGCTGTCACCGCCCTTCTCCACCACGAAGTGGATGTGGCCGGTGAGGCTGTTGCCCACGTTGCCCACCTCCGCCAGCGCGTCTCCCTGCTGCACGGTATCTCCGGGCTTCACCTTCGCGCTGCCCGTCTGGATGTGCAGGTACTTCGCCACCGTGCCGTCGTCGTGCTTCACCTCGACGAAGTTGTTCTTCTTGCCCTTGCCGTTCCCCTCGAAGCCGTCCTCCACGTCCACCACCGTCCCGGCGCGCGCAGCCAATACGGGCGTGCCGCACTGGCGCCGGAAGTCCCAGGCGAACTCCTCGTCACCCTTGTGATTGAAGTGCGAGTTGTTCCCCTGGATGACCCACGAGCGCTGCCCCTCGGGATACGGGAGCTGGTACGGCGATTTGGCCGCGGTCGGATACGTCCCCGCATCGATGGAGCCCCGCAGCACCATCCACCCGACGAGCCACGCCACGGCCCACAGCCCGTACACCACCGCGCCAACCACCACGAGCCGTCCCCACCCGGGCCGCTCCACGCGCTGTCCCGCCTCCCCCGCATACTCCCGCGCGAGGTACGGCGCCGCGAACCACGCGCCGAAGCACAGCATGCTCCCCACCAGCCCAACCCAGTGGTATAGCCCCGATAGCCACACCGGCCCGCACGAGGCGAACGCGCCGAAGCCGAACGCGAACGCCGTGACGATGGACAGCAGCGCGCCAATCAACGACAGCGTCTTCGTCCAGAACACCGTGGCGTCGAACCGGTTCTCCTCGCCGCGCCGCACGGCCAGCGCGCGCC comes from Pyxidicoccus parkwaysis and encodes:
- a CDS encoding Uma2 family endonuclease; protein product: MSEDIQVQDGEQVAVNGAGPHPGDMGDKPQAGDVYEARERLPEGILSQIIDGELYVSPQPRTTHNRAAGELFKKLGPYGEEEGPGGWLHLIEPELHLKRDVLVPDVAGWRRERMPEMPDVVGIKLAPDWVCEVLSPSTEALDRGRKMAVYAREDVRHLWLVDPRNQSLEVYRLEGTGWKQVGVHAGNVVVRAEPFEALPLNLAFLWKR
- a CDS encoding M23 family metallopeptidase, producing the protein MREVRAGGGTAMTRYGTAASILLILLLVYAAVMFFPSFAGFAGDGPMVPTAVVALLTWGGFSVLTLHGLRRALAVRRGEENRFDATVFWTKTLSLIGALLSIVTAFAFGFGAFASCGPVWLSGLYHWVGLVGSMLCFGAWFAAPYLAREYAGEAGQRVERPGWGRLVVVGAVVYGLWAVAWLVGWMVLRGSIDAGTYPTAAKSPYQLPYPEGQRSWVIQGNNSHFNHKGDEEFAWDFRRQCGTPVLAARAGTVVDVEDGFEGNGKGKKNNFVEVKHDDGTVAKYLHIQTGSAKVKPGDTVQQGDALAEVGNVGNSLTGHIHFVVEKGGDSIPVTFQDVDEDKGIPRTFEHYASAK